The following coding sequences are from one Mus pahari chromosome X, PAHARI_EIJ_v1.1, whole genome shotgun sequence window:
- the Rgn gene encoding regucalcin: protein MSSIKIECVLRENYRCGESPVWEEASHSLLFVDIPSKIICRWDSVSNQVQRVAVDAPVSSVALRQLGGYVATIGTKFCALNWENQSVVVLAMVDEDKKNNRFNDGKVDPAGRYFAGTMAEETAPAVLERHQGSLYSLFPDHSVKKYFDQVDISNGLDWSLDHKIFYYIDSLSYTVDAFDYDLQTGQISNRRIVYKMEKDEQIPDGMCIDAEGKLWVACYNGGRVIRLDPETGKRLQTVKLPVDKTTSCCFGGKDYSEMYVTCARDGLNAEGLLRQPDAGNIFKITGLGVKGIAPYSYAG from the exons ATGTCTTCCATCAAAATTGAATGTGTTTTACGGGAGAACTACAGGTGTGGGGAGTCTCCTGTATGGGAGGAAGCATCACACTCGCTACTGTTTGTAGATATTCCTTCAAAGATTATTTGTCGATGGGATTCGGTCAGCAATCAAGTGCAGCGAGTTGCTGTGG ATGCCCCAGTCAGTTCAGTGGCACTTCGACAGTTGGGAGGCTATGTTGCCACCATTGGAACCAAGTTCTGTGCTTTGAACTGGGAAAATCAATCAGTAGTTGTCCTAGCCATGGTGGATgaagataagaaaaataatcGATTCAATGATGGGAAGGTGGATCCTGCTGGGAGATACTTTGCTG GCACCATGGCTGAGGAAACGGCCCCAGCTGTTCTTGAGCGGCACCAAGGGTCCTTGTACTCCCTCTTTCCTGACCACAGTGTGAAGAAATACTTTGACCAAGTGGATATCTCCAACGGTCTGGATTGGTCCCTGGACCATAAAATCTTCTACTACATTGACAGCCTGTCCTATACTGTGGATGCCTTTGATTATGACCTGCAAACAGGACAGATTT CCAACCGCAGAATTGTTTACAAGATGGAAAAAGATGAACAAATCCCAGATGGAATGTGCATTGATGCTGAGGGAAAGCTATGGGTGGCCTGTTACAATGGAGGAAGAGTAATTCGCCTAGATCCTGAGACAG GGAAAAGACTGCAAACTGTGAAGTTGCCTGTTGATAAAACAACTTCATGCTGCTTTGGAGGGAAGGATTACTCTGAAATGTATGTGACCTGTGCCAGGGATGGGTTGAATGCTGAAGGCCTTTTGAGGCAGCCTGATGCTGGTAACATTTTCAAG ATAACAGGTCTTGGGGTCAAAGGAATTGCCCCATATTCCTATGCAGGGTGA